CCGCGGCTGGCGAAACAACTTTCACCGCCAATTCCCGAACCGTTAGCAAAAGGGAATCCGAGCGAAGAATATCCTTTTCCGTGGTCGGTGATTCAGTGGATCGAAGGCGAAACGGTGACGCATGAAAATATTGCCGACCTTGATCAACTTGCCAGCGATTTGGGAGCGTTTTTGGTCGAACTGCAATCGATTGATCCCAAGGGCGGACCATTGGCTGGCCAACATAACTTTTACAGAGGCGGGGATCTTGCGGTTTACGATTCTGAATCCCGCGAAGCGATTGAGGCTAATCCAGATGCCTTCGATGTCCCAGTTGTAAAAGAAATGTGGGAACTGGCCCTGAGCTCGAAATGGACAAAAGATCCGGTGTGGGTGCATGGCGATGTGGCGCCGGGGAATCTGCTAGTGAAAGATGGAAGACTCGCAGCGGTCATTGATTTTGGCATCCTTGGAGTCGGCGATCCCGCTTGCGATGCGGCGATGGCTTGGACTTTTTTTGATGCAAAAAGCAGACAAACCTTCAAAGACACTTTAAACATGGATGAGGAAACGTGGAACCGGGCGAGAGGCTGGGCTTTGTGGAAGGCTTTGATTACTTATCATTGGAATAAAAAAGAAGACCCGTCCGCCGCAGGTGAAGCGTTGCATGTGATCGAGTGCATGGAACGGGATTACCATGATTTGCTTGAGTCTTAAAGTTTAGACAAGACAAATGCCTTCGCTTCCTCCGCCAATACGAACCAATCGACTTCAGCGGCGTGAATCGCGAACCATTGCTTCATGACGCGATTGCCCATTGTGCAAGGCTCGCCGACACCGGCTTGCTGTAAATCGTCGACTCTTTCTTTCGGCAGCTTGACGACTAAGCGGCCGCGGAGGAGAAAGGCGAAAATTTTGTTCTCGATTTTCAATTCCCCAGCTGAACCAAACCTTTTCCGTTTCGGGTGGTAGTCGCACTGAACGGCAGCATCCGCTGCCTTCAGCTTGTCGGCGAGCGCAAAATAGCGCGCGGTCGTCTCGTTTTCCATCGATCAGGTTACCGCTCAAAGATCGGACGAAGTTCAATGGCGCCGCCGTGAATCGCAGGCGAGCGGCGTGCCCAAGCTTCGGCTTCTTTCCAGGATGGGACGTCAATGACCCAGTAACCGCTGACTTGTTTCGCGTCGTCGACTAAGGAGCCGTCGGC
The window above is part of the Bacillales bacterium genome. Proteins encoded here:
- a CDS encoding aminoglycoside phosphotransferase family protein; its protein translation is MEINVDLVEKLIREQFPEWAHLEVRPVSVSGNDNRTFHLGDKMSVRLPSSEHYVPQVEKEQKWLPRLAKQLSPPIPEPLAKGNPSEEYPFPWSVIQWIEGETVTHENIADLDQLASDLGAFLVELQSIDPKGGPLAGQHNFYRGGDLAVYDSESREAIEANPDAFDVPVVKEMWELALSSKWTKDPVWVHGDVAPGNLLVKDGRLAAVIDFGILGVGDPACDAAMAWTFFDAKSRQTFKDTLNMDEETWNRARGWALWKALITYHWNKKEDPSAAGEALHVIECMERDYHDLLES